In Ascaphus truei isolate aAscTru1 chromosome 5, aAscTru1.hap1, whole genome shotgun sequence, one genomic interval encodes:
- the YAF2 gene encoding YY1-associated factor 2 — protein MGDKKSPTRPKRQPKPSSDEGYWDCSVCTFKNSAEAFKCLMCDVRKGTSTRKPRPVSQLVAQQVTQQFVPPMQSKKEKKDKIEKEKSEKETTIKKNSHKKTRPRLKNVDRSSAQHLEVTVGDLTVIITDFKEKTKSPPASSATSVDQHSQSGSGSENTERGISRSSSPRGEASVNGESH, from the exons ATGGGAGACAAGAAAAGCCCGACCAG GCCGAAGCGGCAGCCGAAGCCGTCCTCAGACGAGGGATACTGGGACTGCAGCGTGTGCACCTTCAAGAATAGCGCCGAGGCCTTCAAGTGCCTGATGTGTGATGTGCGCAAGGGGACCTCTACCCG GAAACCTCGACCTGTTTCCCAGTTAGTTGcacagcaggtaacacagcaatTTGTGCCTCCCATGCAatcaaagaaagagaaaaaagacaaaataGAAAAGGAAAAGAGTGAAAAGGAAACAACTATCAAAAAGAACAGTCATAAGAAAACCAG ACCACGATTGAAAAATGTGGATAGAAGTAGTGCACAACATTTGGAGGTTACAGTGGGAGATCTGACAGTCATTATTACAGACTTTAAGGAGAAAACAAAGTCCCCTCCCGCATCCAGCGCTACTTCCGTGGATCAGCACAGTcagagtggttctggctctgaaAACACAGAGAGGGGAATATCCAGGTCATCTTCACCCAGAGGAGAAGCATCAGTAAATGGAGAATCTCATTAA